In the Spirochaetia bacterium 38H-sp genome, CGGCAATTGGGGCTATTGTAAAATTGTGGAACATTGGCACGGAGGATGCAAGGGTACCAAGTGAAAATGAGATAGAAAAATTACTGCTATCCGCGGATTACCAAAATATAAACATAAGGGAAACCAGCATAAGACTGCTAAATCCAGATACAAGGATAGATTTGGGCGCAATTGCAAAGGGATATGCCAGTGATATTGCAAGGGATATTCTCAAGAAGAATGGCATAACCAGAGCGATAATAGATCTTGGCGGGAATATCTATGCCATGGGAAAAAGGCCCACAGGTGAGGAATGGCGCATAGGTATACAGGACCCACGAGGAGATAAGGGAATATATATAGGGATTGTACACGTAAGCGATATGGCTGTTGTTACATCCGGAGATTATGAGAGGTTTTTTACAGTCAATGGAAAAAGATATCATCACATAATAGATCCTACCTCAGGTTATCCTGCAGAAAATGGTCTTCTTAGTGTGTCCGTCATATCAAAGTCAGGGATAGATGCGGATGCGCTTTCTACAACTCTTTTTGTTCTTGGCGCAGATAAAGGAAAGGATTTTATCAAAAAATATGCAAAGGATGCTGAGGCAGTATTTATAACAACAGACAGGAGAATAATCACAACAGATGGTCTTAAGGATATTCTTGACATAACAACAACGAATTACCAGCTGGGAAAATAGGCCTTAGAAGCTACCGGCATCCACAGTTCTCTCGATGTCCTGTCCTGTGATTCTTACAAAAATGCGGTTAGGCAGGCAGGCAACCCACTGGCCAGGGCTGCTTATCCTGCCCATAGCAATGCAAAGTTTATCCGGACAGGGCGATTCTATTATGCGGGCATAACCGTCTTCTATCTTTATAAGAGTTTCCCCTAAGGGTCCGGAAACAGATATCTCTCTGTTATCATCAAGAGGATAAAGAAATGAGCCTTTTTCTGACTCTATGTGCACAAGCTTTTTCCCGGAGTTATCAAGAGAGAGAGAATATACGGAGAACACAACAATGCAGAAGGCCAGAGCAACCACAAAGATATCCATAACCGTAAACTGGAGAGAAAAAGCTCTGTCCACCTATGCCTCCAACTCAAAAACAGCAAGAAAAGAAGAGGGAAAAGAGGAAATAACAAGCTCCCTTACCTCTTCAAAGCTTGTAAAAAAGAAACCCTGCCAACCATGATGTCTTTCAAAAAACATGCGGATGGCCTCAATGGCACCTTTTCTGCGCATACTATCAAGGGATTCGAATGGCTCATCAAAGATAAGCACACCATCTTCCACGAGACCCGCTCTGTCCGCGGTAAGCTCTGCAAGTCCCAGCCTTGCAGCTAGGAAAAAAGCTGCCTGCGTTCCTTTGGACAATAGGCTTATTCCTCTGTCACAGGATGTTGCGTCTTCTACAATGATATCCGTTATATTAAGAGAATCTATCCTTATGTCCCTTTTATCGCCAGTTATGGCAGAAAAATAAGGAACCATTTTCTCCACAATAAGGCCAAAATCGCTTGCAAGCTCATCCCGTATGGCAGAAAAAACAGAACCAGCTATTCTATAGGCCTCCACATCTTTTTTCATCTCTTCAAGCTCGGAATTGAGTCTAGCAAGTTCTTTCTTATCCTGCTCAAGCTGCATCATCAGCCTCATATTGCTTGAGCTGTAAAGCTCTCCCTTTATACGGGACAACGAGATGTCAATGCTGTTAATTTCACTCTCAGAGTCTGCAATGGCCTTCTGCACCCTTGCGTACTCAGCATTTAGCATTTTTTTTGCCATATCATCCAATTCTTCGGCAGGGAGTTCTTTTTCAAGCATATCACACTCTGACATAAGCCGAGTGGTAAGCTCCTCATTACTTCCTGCCTTATATTCTTCTCTGAGCTTGGCAAGTACTCTTCTGTCCTCATCCAGCTCCCGCCTTTTCTCATTTGCCATCCGCTCCCTTTCTCCCAGGGCTGATGAGTTCTCCACACCACTTTTAATTCTCCAAGAATCATAAGCGCGTCTTGAGTCGGTAAGTTGTGTCTGCACAAGAAAAAGCTCTCCAGACAATTTATTTTTTTCATTCTCCAGTCCGACAAGTCGTTCTTCTTGTTCTCTGAGAGAAGAAGAAAGTCCATACATCTCGCTATCCAATTCCGTAATAAGCTGTCCCAGTTTGCCGGATAGATTTCTTGCACTTAGAAAAGTTTTTTTATAAAAAAAACCGTATAAAAATGATGTTGCAAAAAGGCTACCTCCAGGTATGGCGACAAGTAAACCAGATAAAAAAGAATCAAGCCCAGAAAAAGGCAACATAAGGAAAATACCAACAAGCAGGATACCTATCCCTATAATCCCGCCAATAGTGGAAAAACGTAGTCTTAAGACACAGTCGCGCAGCTCCGCAATAAGCTCTTTTTTTGCGGATATCAGCTTTCTCTTTTCTTCTGACAACCTCCGAGCATTCTCCATATTCTTCTCGCAGTCTTCCAGCCTGAGCCTTGTCCTGTACTCTTCTTGTTCCAACTCTCTAATCCGTTCTTCCAAATCCTTTCCCTCACGCATCAAACTGCCATAGTTAGTCATAGAAACAAGCTCAGCTTCCTTATTTTTTACCTTATTTATCCTTTCAAGATAAGAACGTATGCGCTTGTAGTCATCAAGTTTTCTTTGTCCCTCAATCCTTTGCTTAAGCTCATTTTCCTTTTCCTTGAGTTTCACAAGCTCTTCTTCCAGCAGGTGTTTTTTCTCCGCCAGTTTCTTTGACTCTGAAGATTTTTTTGCTTCGTTTTCTACTACAGCTGAATTCTGACTTATCCTCTGCTTAAGCTCCATTATCTCTGTCTGTTTTTTAAAAAAATCCTTACCAGCTTTATAATTCTTTTTATCTATTGCAACCTTAGCAGCTAAAGAATCAACAAGCTTATCCAGATTGACTTCGTTATTAAAAACAGCATCCTGTATCCATCTGGCAAGTTTGCCCTTATTACTCTTGCTATCTAGGCTCATCACCACACTGCCGGAACGTATTGCAAACACATTAGCAAGAGCATCCAGATCTATATAGCCTGTCTTTCCCTTTGCAGAAAGCTCAGTACTCTCATAACGGCCAAGGTATGTCTTGCCAGGATTCTTATCCGCAAGTACGCAAAAAAGTGCATCAGCCAATGTTGACTTACCTGCCTCGTTTTTGCCAAAAAAAAGATTAAAGTCTTTAAAATCAAAGCCTTTATTCTCAAACTTACCGAACTTCTTTAAAAAAAGACTATCCAAACTCATTGGGAAAGCTCCTGTTTTAGCTCAAGCAAGCCCTTTAGAAGGGCACGATTCCATGTGTCTTTATCATATTTGTCTTTTATATCATCCATTTTTTTAAGAAACAATTTTACGATTCTGTACTCCGACATCTTGCTCAGATAATCCACATTATCATCTATATCCAGCTTTCTCACTCTCCCTGCAAAAAGCTCCTCTATCTTCTTTTTAAACTCAGAAGCAGCCTGCATATTGTCCATGATTCCATCCAGCCTTATGGTAAGATAATCGGATAGAGAAAGATCTGTATCAGCAAGAGAAAAAATATCATCTGCGCCAGCAATAACAGAAAGTTCCTTCCATTCGCCTGCCTCATCAAGAAAAACTCTCTCTACCTCCACAGAAGTTCCAAGGCTTACCCTCATACATGATCTTTTTCCGGATTCCCCCTTGCGCCAAACACGGGAAGAACCTGGATAACAAAGCACACAACCATCTTTCTTTTGATAAAAAGCAGAATGAATATGTCCCAGTGCCGCATAGTCCGCACTCACAGCCTCTAAGACAGAAGGAGAAATAACAGCAAAATCATCCTCATTGGAAAAAAACTCATACATCCCGCCAAGAGTACCATGAGACACAAAAACACGCTTCTTGCCAGAAAAGTCCGGCACAGCCGCAGCATCAAAAGAAGAATCCCCCGGATAGAAAGGAAGAACAACAAACTCCGTATCCAGGCTGTCAGGACTTATAACAGAGAGTCCAGGCTCACTGACAAAAAACACATTATCTGCAGGCAAAAACTCAGAAAAAGAATGCTTCCCTTTTTCCAGATACTCATGATTACCAGCACAATAGATAACAGGCCTGTCATAAGAAGCAAAAAGCCCCATAACAGGCTTCCATAAGGCACTCATATCAGAAAAAGAATCAAACAAATCACCTGCAATCACAATCGCATCGCAG is a window encoding:
- a CDS encoding metallophosphoesterase family protein; its protein translation is MKNLALLHFADLHVSEKERDYSMSILNEIINAASSCDAIVIAGDLFDSFSDMSALWKPVMGLFASYDRPVIYCAGNHEYLEKGKHSFSEFLPADNVFFVSEPGLSVISPDSLDTEFVVLPFYPGDSSFDAAAVPDFSGKKRVFVSHGTLGGMYEFFSNEDDFAVISPSVLEAVSADYAALGHIHSAFYQKKDGCVLCYPGSSRVWRKGESGKRSCMRVSLGTSVEVERVFLDEAGEWKELSVIAGADDIFSLADTDLSLSDYLTIRLDGIMDNMQAASEFKKKIEELFAGRVRKLDIDDNVDYLSKMSEYRIVKLFLKKMDDIKDKYDKDTWNRALLKGLLELKQELSQ
- a CDS encoding AAA family ATPase; this encodes MSLDSLFLKKFGKFENKGFDFKDFNLFFGKNEAGKSTLADALFCVLADKNPGKTYLGRYESTELSAKGKTGYIDLDALANVFAIRSGSVVMSLDSKSNKGKLARWIQDAVFNNEVNLDKLVDSLAAKVAIDKKNYKAGKDFFKKQTEIMELKQRISQNSAVVENEAKKSSESKKLAEKKHLLEEELVKLKEKENELKQRIEGQRKLDDYKRIRSYLERINKVKNKEAELVSMTNYGSLMREGKDLEERIRELEQEEYRTRLRLEDCEKNMENARRLSEEKRKLISAKKELIAELRDCVLRLRFSTIGGIIGIGILLVGIFLMLPFSGLDSFLSGLLVAIPGGSLFATSFLYGFFYKKTFLSARNLSGKLGQLITELDSEMYGLSSSLREQEERLVGLENEKNKLSGELFLVQTQLTDSRRAYDSWRIKSGVENSSALGERERMANEKRRELDEDRRVLAKLREEYKAGSNEELTTRLMSECDMLEKELPAEELDDMAKKMLNAEYARVQKAIADSESEINSIDISLSRIKGELYSSSNMRLMMQLEQDKKELARLNSELEEMKKDVEAYRIAGSVFSAIRDELASDFGLIVEKMVPYFSAITGDKRDIRIDSLNITDIIVEDATSCDRGISLLSKGTQAAFFLAARLGLAELTADRAGLVEDGVLIFDEPFESLDSMRRKGAIEAIRMFFERHHGWQGFFFTSFEEVRELVISSFPSSFLAVFELEA
- a CDS encoding FAD:protein FMN transferase; this translates as MKRVVFLLLLLVLFFSSCRVIEPVGKTEFVLGTVCTISVYDNTKKASQAIDEVFAALKELEKKLSANDESSMISRINKYAYSRDVSADEETAFILKKAMEYAEKSGGAFDPAIGAIVKLWNIGTEDARVPSENEIEKLLLSADYQNINIRETSIRLLNPDTRIDLGAIAKGYASDIARDILKKNGITRAIIDLGGNIYAMGKRPTGEEWRIGIQDPRGDKGIYIGIVHVSDMAVVTSGDYERFFTVNGKRYHHIIDPTSGYPAENGLLSVSVISKSGIDADALSTTLFVLGADKGKDFIKKYAKDAEAVFITTDRRIITTDGLKDILDITTTNYQLGK
- a CDS encoding NusG domain II-containing protein, with amino-acid sequence MDRAFSLQFTVMDIFVVALAFCIVVFSVYSLSLDNSGKKLVHIESEKGSFLYPLDDNREISVSGPLGETLIKIEDGYARIIESPCPDKLCIAMGRISSPGQWVACLPNRIFVRITGQDIERTVDAGSF